A single genomic interval of Halomonas sp. GT harbors:
- a CDS encoding methylglyoxal synthase, translating into MSDARPPRQAVRTLQPRKRIALIAHDGKKTEMLEWATRWQETLSQHTLIGTGTTAGRLKSSLGLEVEGLMSGPLGGDQQIGARIAEQQLDVLIFFWDPFAPQPHDPDVKALLRLAALWNVPVACNAASADFLLSSPYLSERYDMSIPDAQAWAQARTV; encoded by the coding sequence ATGAGCGACGCACGTCCCCCCCGCCAAGCCGTTCGTACGCTGCAACCGCGTAAACGCATTGCGCTAATTGCCCACGACGGCAAAAAAACCGAAATGTTGGAGTGGGCAACACGCTGGCAGGAAACACTCAGCCAGCACACGCTTATTGGTACGGGGACGACCGCTGGGCGGCTTAAAAGTTCGCTTGGCCTAGAGGTCGAGGGGTTGATGAGCGGGCCGCTAGGCGGTGATCAGCAAATTGGCGCGCGTATTGCCGAACAACAGCTAGACGTGCTGATTTTCTTCTGGGATCCGTTTGCCCCTCAGCCCCACGACCCTGATGTCAAAGCGCTGCTGCGCTTAGCCGCGCTGTGGAACGTGCCGGTGGCATGCAATGCGGCGAGCGCCGACTTTTTACTGTCGTCGCCCTATCTCAGTGAACGCTACGATATGTCTATTCCGGATGCGCAGGCCTGGGCTCAAGCCCGCACGGTATAG
- a CDS encoding LacI family DNA-binding transcriptional regulator, whose protein sequence is MTLKDLATELGVSTATISNAFNRPDQLSPLLRDRILSEAKRLGYNGPDAKARSLRTGRSSIVAVILAESLTYSLNDAVASEFLSGVAEVLDAHGHTMLLLPGRGHASQPPGSANIADGFIVYGLMPNNKLLSELPSQRPLVSVDFDIDGSPTVHIDDQDASYHLAQHALKTRPQRPAVINLRLTKEHCNGRVTKVHTLLPDTSTISRARLAGFHAALTEHGFDAEQIPLWNIEENVFDVCSPVITEILDLPAKQRPDLLLCMSDRIALTALTLAEQRGIHVPGELRITGFDGIAEGQYRAPRLTTVRQDSAGKGRVAAKMILGRIPKTQQLLKTELLLGDTCP, encoded by the coding sequence ATGACTCTCAAGGATCTTGCCACAGAACTCGGCGTTTCCACCGCGACAATATCAAATGCCTTCAACCGCCCCGACCAGCTTTCGCCACTTCTGCGCGATCGTATTTTAAGCGAGGCCAAACGCCTTGGGTATAACGGTCCAGATGCCAAGGCCCGCAGTCTGCGTACTGGGCGTTCCAGCATTGTTGCGGTTATTCTTGCCGAAAGCCTGACCTACAGCCTCAATGATGCTGTCGCCAGTGAATTTTTATCCGGTGTCGCTGAAGTACTCGATGCACATGGTCATACCATGCTACTACTGCCTGGTCGAGGCCATGCTTCACAGCCGCCAGGGTCCGCAAACATTGCCGATGGCTTTATCGTTTACGGCCTGATGCCTAATAACAAGCTTCTAAGCGAGCTGCCTTCGCAGCGGCCACTGGTGTCTGTGGATTTTGATATTGACGGCAGCCCGACTGTTCATATCGATGACCAAGACGCGAGCTACCACCTTGCCCAGCACGCATTAAAAACGCGGCCACAGCGGCCTGCGGTAATTAATCTTCGCCTGACAAAAGAGCATTGCAACGGCCGAGTCACCAAAGTGCACACCCTACTTCCAGACACTAGCACCATCAGCCGTGCGCGCCTGGCCGGATTTCATGCCGCACTCACCGAACATGGCTTTGATGCTGAACAGATCCCACTGTGGAATATCGAAGAGAACGTGTTTGACGTGTGCTCACCGGTAATCACAGAAATCCTTGACTTGCCTGCCAAGCAGCGCCCGGATCTGTTGCTGTGTATGTCAGACCGTATTGCGCTTACCGCGCTTACGCTAGCCGAACAGCGCGGCATTCACGTACCTGGGGAGCTAAGAATTACAGGCTTTGATGGCATTGCTGAAGGGCAATATAGAGCACCGCGTTTAACGACCGTGCGCCAGGACAGTGCGGGCAAAGGCCGCGTGGCGGCAAAAATGATTCTAGGTCGGATACCCAAAACCCAGCAGCTACTCAAAACAGAGTTGCTGCTGGGTGACACTTGCCCATAA
- the pyk gene encoding pyruvate kinase, with product MTRSTSPTPLRRTKIVATLGPASDRPGVLEAMLKAGVDVVRLNFSHGAADDHRRRLKEVREIAQRLNRSVAALGDLQGPKIRISRFAEGAVHLDIGQPFVLDMALDANSGTAERVGCDYKSLIDDVAPGDRLLLDDGRVVLDVTSIIDQEVHTRVHVGGKLSNNKGINKQGGGLSAPALTEKDKEDLNTAIDIGVDYLAVSFPRSAADMQEARELLGEAGKEIGLVAKLERAEAVADDETLDGIIEASEAVMVARGDLGVEIGDASLIGTQKRIIKHARTLNRAVITATQMMESMIESPLPTRAEVFDVANAVLDATDAVMLSAETAAGDYPVETIQAMDRVCLGAERERIAQSSGHRIHEGFERIDETIALSAMYAANHLTGVRAIACMTSTGYTPLIASRIRSGLPIVGLAHSPIAQRRMALYRGVVSIPFDTTHMDPKELNQEAVKLLQAHGLAHPGDHVILTRGDHMNAHGGTNTMKVLAVEEA from the coding sequence ATGACTCGCTCAACATCTCCCACTCCCCTTCGCCGCACCAAGATTGTCGCGACGCTTGGCCCAGCAAGCGATCGCCCTGGCGTCCTGGAAGCCATGCTAAAAGCGGGCGTTGATGTCGTGCGGCTAAATTTCTCCCATGGCGCCGCAGATGACCATCGCCGCCGCTTGAAAGAGGTACGCGAGATCGCCCAGCGACTAAATCGTAGCGTTGCCGCACTGGGTGACCTGCAAGGGCCAAAAATTCGTATATCCCGCTTTGCCGAAGGTGCCGTTCACTTGGATATTGGCCAACCTTTCGTGCTCGACATGGCCCTAGATGCCAACAGCGGCACGGCCGAGCGCGTCGGCTGTGATTACAAGTCACTGATTGACGATGTTGCGCCGGGTGACCGACTACTGCTGGATGATGGCCGTGTCGTGCTGGATGTCACCTCGATTATTGATCAAGAAGTGCACACCCGCGTTCATGTAGGTGGCAAGCTTTCCAATAACAAAGGCATCAACAAGCAAGGGGGTGGACTATCCGCCCCTGCGCTTACCGAAAAAGATAAAGAAGACCTAAACACTGCGATCGATATCGGGGTGGATTACTTGGCGGTATCGTTCCCGCGCAGTGCTGCTGATATGCAAGAAGCTCGCGAACTGCTCGGCGAAGCAGGCAAGGAAATAGGTTTGGTTGCCAAGCTTGAGCGCGCCGAAGCGGTTGCCGATGATGAGACACTGGATGGCATTATCGAAGCCTCTGAAGCCGTAATGGTCGCCCGAGGCGACTTAGGCGTAGAAATTGGCGATGCCTCATTGATCGGCACTCAAAAACGCATCATCAAACATGCTCGCACGCTTAACCGCGCGGTAATTACCGCCACACAAATGATGGAGTCAATGATTGAGTCGCCACTGCCCACCCGCGCGGAAGTATTCGACGTGGCTAACGCAGTGCTTGATGCCACAGACGCCGTCATGCTTTCTGCGGAAACCGCCGCGGGTGACTATCCGGTAGAAACCATTCAAGCGATGGATAGGGTATGCCTCGGCGCTGAGCGCGAACGTATTGCTCAGTCATCAGGCCACCGTATTCATGAAGGCTTCGAGCGCATTGATGAAACCATTGCCCTCTCTGCCATGTATGCCGCTAACCACCTAACGGGCGTACGCGCCATAGCCTGCATGACCTCAACAGGTTATACGCCACTGATTGCCTCACGCATTCGCTCTGGCCTGCCGATTGTTGGCCTTGCACATAGCCCGATTGCCCAACGGCGCATGGCGCTTTATCGCGGCGTCGTGTCGATTCCCTTCGACACAACTCACATGGACCCTAAAGAACTCAATCAAGAAGCCGTCAAGCTACTGCAAGCTCATGGTTTGGCACACCCTGGTGATCATGTCATTCTTACCCGCGGCGACCACATGAACGCCCACGGCGGCACCAACACCATGAAAGTGCTGGCCGTTGAAGAAGCGTAA
- a CDS encoding ABC transporter ATP-binding protein: MASVTLEKINKVFGRDHIIKDVDLTIGDGEFVVFVGPSGCGKSTLLRLIAGLESITDGDLNIGDTLVNDLPPRERGVGMVFQSYALYPHMTVYDNMAFGLKLAKTDKETVHERVMSTAKILQLEDLLHRKPKALSGGQRQRVAMGRAMAREPRILLFDEPLSNLDASLRVQMRNEIARLHNRLGSTMIYVTHDQVEAMTLADKIVVLKGGHIEQVGSPHELYQRPATKFVAGFIGSPTMNFMPAELASGSKDGCRVTAKGLGEVALPQAADAYPTGSSLTLGIRPEHLRLEAPRGDNCFEIFNVEYLGNEVYVYLEPKEGDTLLIHRSEAPSQWKAGQKVSLVPDIEHVHLFDESGAALMLSETRSAA; this comes from the coding sequence ATGGCAAGTGTTACGCTTGAAAAGATCAACAAAGTATTTGGTCGCGATCACATTATTAAAGACGTTGACCTGACCATTGGCGATGGTGAATTTGTCGTCTTTGTTGGCCCATCCGGCTGTGGCAAATCCACACTGCTGCGCCTTATCGCGGGTCTTGAGTCAATCACCGACGGTGACTTAAACATTGGTGATACGTTAGTTAATGACCTTCCCCCACGTGAACGTGGTGTGGGCATGGTGTTCCAGTCGTATGCTCTTTATCCACACATGACTGTTTATGACAACATGGCCTTTGGCTTGAAGCTTGCCAAAACGGACAAAGAGACGGTTCATGAACGGGTAATGAGTACCGCTAAAATTTTGCAGCTTGAGGACCTATTGCACCGCAAGCCGAAAGCACTGTCGGGCGGTCAGCGCCAGCGTGTTGCAATGGGCCGTGCGATGGCCCGAGAACCTCGCATTCTGCTTTTTGATGAGCCACTTTCCAACCTGGATGCGTCGCTGCGAGTACAAATGCGCAACGAGATCGCCAGGCTGCACAATCGCCTGGGCTCTACGATGATTTATGTGACCCACGACCAAGTCGAAGCGATGACCTTGGCAGATAAAATCGTGGTGCTAAAAGGCGGCCATATCGAGCAAGTTGGCAGCCCACATGAGCTTTATCAACGCCCAGCCACCAAGTTTGTCGCCGGTTTTATCGGTTCACCGACGATGAATTTTATGCCCGCGGAGCTTGCCAGCGGTTCAAAAGATGGTTGCCGGGTGACTGCAAAAGGATTGGGAGAAGTCGCGCTCCCCCAAGCCGCAGATGCCTATCCCACGGGCAGCTCGCTTACCTTAGGCATACGCCCCGAGCACCTACGTTTAGAAGCCCCCAGGGGCGATAACTGCTTTGAAATTTTCAATGTCGAGTATCTGGGTAATGAGGTCTATGTCTACCTAGAACCAAAAGAGGGCGATACACTGCTTATTCACCGTAGCGAAGCCCCTAGCCAGTGGAAAGCAGGCCAAAAAGTATCCCTGGTGCCTGACATTGAGCATGTGCACCTATTTGATGAAAGCGGAGCAGCATTGATGCTTTCAGAGACACGCTCTGCGGCTTAA
- the gap gene encoding type I glyceraldehyde-3-phosphate dehydrogenase codes for MTIRVAINGFGRIGRNVLRALYENSYRDRVQVVAINDLGDPSLNSHLLRHDTVHGHFPFAVEHDAESIRVDGDRIAISSERDPSLLPWASMNIDLVMECTGLFTKREAAAKHIEAGAKRVLISAPSPDADATIVYGVNDDILTAEHTVVSNASCTTNCLAPVAKALNDAVGIENGLMTTVHAYTNDQNLSDVYHSDPYRARSATHSMIPTKTGAAAAVGLVLPELAGKFDGLAVRVPVINVSLVDLTFTASRDTTKEEINAIVEKAAANSSVLAVNAQPLVSIDFNHDAHSSTFDANHTRVNGRLVKIMAWYDNEWGFSNRMLDTALAMQKTAK; via the coding sequence ATGACAATAAGAGTTGCTATTAACGGATTTGGACGGATTGGTCGTAACGTACTGCGTGCGCTGTACGAAAATAGCTACCGGGATCGTGTCCAAGTGGTTGCGATTAATGATTTAGGTGATCCTTCCCTGAACTCGCATCTGCTGCGTCACGATACGGTTCACGGCCACTTTCCTTTTGCCGTTGAGCATGATGCCGAAAGTATTCGTGTGGATGGCGATCGCATCGCGATCTCTTCTGAGCGTGATCCTAGCCTGCTTCCTTGGGCATCCATGAACATTGATCTCGTCATGGAGTGCACAGGCTTGTTCACTAAGCGAGAAGCCGCTGCCAAGCATATAGAAGCGGGTGCTAAGCGTGTGTTGATTTCTGCACCCAGCCCCGATGCTGACGCTACTATCGTATATGGCGTTAATGACGATATTTTGACGGCTGAACACACGGTGGTCTCCAATGCGTCGTGCACGACTAACTGCTTGGCGCCTGTCGCCAAAGCGTTAAACGATGCTGTAGGCATTGAAAATGGCTTGATGACCACGGTCCATGCCTACACCAACGACCAGAACCTATCGGATGTTTATCACTCCGACCCTTACCGCGCGCGTAGTGCGACGCATTCGATGATTCCGACCAAAACAGGCGCAGCAGCGGCCGTTGGTTTGGTTTTGCCTGAGCTGGCAGGTAAGTTTGATGGGTTAGCCGTACGCGTACCGGTGATCAACGTTTCCCTGGTAGATTTAACATTTACGGCAAGCCGCGATACCACCAAAGAAGAGATCAATGCAATTGTTGAAAAAGCAGCGGCGAACTCGTCTGTGCTAGCGGTTAACGCACAGCCGCTGGTGTCTATTGATTTCAATCATGACGCACACTCGTCTACTTTTGATGCTAATCACACCCGTGTGAATGGCCGCCTGGTGAAAATTATGGCGTGGTACGACAACGAGTGGGGTTTCTCCAACCGTATGTTAGATACCGCCCTTGCCATGCAGAAAACGGCCAAATAG
- a CDS encoding alpha-glucosidase yields the protein MQDNLTWWRGGVIYQIYPRSFLDSRGDGIGDLKGITEKLDYVASLNVDGVWLSPFFTSPMLDFGYDVSDYRDVDPMFGTLDDFKALLGKAHSLGLKVMIDQVISHTSEQHAWFKESRQNRTNPKADWFVWADPKPDGTPPNNWLSIFGGPAWTFDSRRQQYYLHNFLTSQPDVNFHNPEARQAQLDNMRFWLDLGVDGFRLDTVNFYFHDAELRDNPPVPKGESKTLGAPEANPYTWQRHVYDISRPENVDFLKDLRALMDEYPGTTTVGEIGDDNPLERMAEYTAGGDKLHMAYTFDLLNKPRSASYIRHVIERFQHLAGDAWPCWATSNHDVERSASRWGAEEDPIAYPKVMLAMLFSLRGSVCLYQGEELGLPEADVPFERIQDPYGKVLWPEFKGRDGCRTPMPWTDGPQAGFSAIEPWLPVEKRHLPLAVSRQQTDSYSTLNGVRRMLAFRQAHSALFDGDLQLIEVGEELLGFIRQNDQEKVLCVFNLTGNELQTALPLDVIGDLEGHGFTAARKNNVLTLPAYQAAFMHVA from the coding sequence ATGCAAGACAATCTGACCTGGTGGCGCGGCGGCGTTATCTATCAAATTTACCCCCGCAGCTTTCTAGACAGCCGTGGCGACGGTATTGGTGACCTGAAAGGCATTACCGAAAAGCTGGATTACGTCGCTTCTTTGAATGTTGACGGTGTCTGGCTGTCGCCTTTCTTCACGTCTCCCATGTTGGATTTCGGGTATGACGTCAGCGACTACCGTGACGTTGATCCGATGTTTGGCACCCTGGATGATTTCAAGGCGCTGCTCGGCAAGGCCCATTCACTTGGGCTAAAAGTGATGATTGATCAAGTCATCAGCCACACCTCTGAGCAGCACGCTTGGTTTAAAGAGAGCCGCCAGAATCGTACCAACCCCAAAGCCGATTGGTTTGTATGGGCAGACCCTAAGCCCGATGGCACACCCCCTAATAACTGGCTATCTATTTTTGGCGGCCCTGCCTGGACCTTTGATTCACGCCGCCAGCAGTATTATCTGCACAACTTTTTGACCAGCCAACCGGATGTCAACTTCCACAACCCGGAAGCCCGTCAGGCGCAGCTGGATAACATGCGCTTTTGGCTGGACCTTGGCGTTGATGGTTTCCGTCTTGATACCGTCAACTTTTACTTCCACGACGCTGAGCTGCGCGACAATCCACCGGTGCCAAAAGGCGAATCCAAGACTCTAGGCGCTCCAGAGGCTAACCCCTACACGTGGCAGCGCCATGTCTACGATATTAGTCGCCCTGAAAACGTAGATTTCTTGAAAGACTTACGCGCCTTGATGGATGAGTACCCCGGTACTACGACCGTGGGTGAAATCGGCGATGACAACCCACTTGAGCGCATGGCGGAGTACACCGCAGGCGGTGACAAACTGCATATGGCTTACACCTTTGACTTGCTCAATAAGCCACGGTCCGCTAGCTATATTCGTCATGTTATTGAGCGCTTTCAGCACTTAGCGGGCGACGCTTGGCCCTGCTGGGCAACATCCAACCATGATGTTGAACGCAGCGCATCGCGCTGGGGCGCTGAAGAAGATCCCATTGCTTATCCTAAAGTGATGCTCGCCATGCTGTTTTCCCTACGCGGCAGCGTCTGCCTTTATCAGGGGGAAGAGTTAGGGCTTCCTGAAGCCGACGTGCCCTTCGAGCGCATTCAAGACCCTTACGGCAAAGTGCTCTGGCCAGAGTTTAAAGGCCGAGACGGGTGCCGCACGCCGATGCCATGGACAGATGGCCCCCAGGCAGGCTTCTCGGCCATTGAACCATGGCTACCCGTAGAAAAACGCCACCTGCCATTGGCGGTTAGCCGACAGCAAACAGACTCGTACTCAACGCTTAACGGTGTGCGTCGCATGTTGGCTTTCCGCCAAGCGCACTCCGCGCTGTTCGACGGTGATTTACAGCTTATTGAAGTTGGCGAGGAGCTGTTGGGCTTTATTCGTCAAAATGACCAAGAGAAAGTGCTGTGTGTCTTTAACCTGACGGGGAATGAGCTGCAAACTGCTCTCCCCTTAGACGTCATTGGTGACCTGGAAGGACACGGCTTCACTGCGGCACGTAAAAACAATGTGCTGACGCTGCCTGCCTATCAAGCCGCTTTCATGCACGTTGCTTAG